A section of the Flavobacterium ardleyense genome encodes:
- a CDS encoding type II toxin-antitoxin system ParD family antitoxin: MARNKSIIIGDYYENFINGQITTGRYSSVSEVVRTALRHFEKEEIQKQSLLSELEIGEKSRKIHDFDRKENLDILHNHFQK; the protein is encoded by the coding sequence ATGGCACGAAATAAATCGATTATAATTGGAGATTATTATGAGAATTTCATCAATGGTCAGATAACAACAGGAAGATATAGTTCTGTTAGTGAAGTTGTTAGAACTGCATTAAGACATTTTGAAAAAGAAGAAATTCAAAAACAGTCTTTGCTCAGCGAATTAGAAATTGGAGAAAAAAGCAGAAAGATTCACGATTTTGACAGGAAAGAAAATTTAGATATACTGCATAATCACTTCCAAAAATAA
- the trpS gene encoding tryptophan--tRNA ligase gives MAKILTGVQSTGTPHLGNLLGAIIPAIELSNKPENDSFLFIADLHSMTQIKDGAQLRANTLSTAATWLACGVNIEKTTFYRQSDVPETAELSWYLSCFFPFQRLTLAHSFKDKSDRLDDVNAGLFSYPMLMAADILLYDAEFVPVGKDQLQHIEITRDVAARFNHQMGETFVLPESYLQENTKYVPGTNGGKMSKSANNFINIFLADKALRKQVMSIETDSTALEDPKDPETCKIFAIYQLLGTDAQIAELREKYKNPNRDFGWGHAKQELFELIISKFEKERSLYNYYMEHPEEVEEALLIGAAKAQVVAKGVLSRVRGKLGYRA, from the coding sequence ATGGCAAAAATACTTACTGGCGTTCAGAGTACTGGAACACCACACTTGGGAAATTTGTTGGGAGCGATTATCCCAGCAATCGAATTATCAAATAAACCTGAAAATGATTCTTTCCTATTCATAGCTGATTTGCATTCAATGACGCAAATCAAAGATGGAGCTCAACTGAGAGCGAACACTTTAAGTACTGCTGCAACTTGGCTGGCCTGTGGAGTAAATATCGAAAAAACCACTTTCTACCGACAGTCAGATGTTCCTGAAACTGCTGAATTGTCGTGGTACTTAAGTTGTTTTTTTCCATTTCAAAGACTAACATTAGCACATTCTTTCAAAGACAAATCAGATAGACTTGACGACGTCAACGCGGGACTTTTCAGTTATCCGATGTTGATGGCCGCCGATATCCTATTATATGATGCCGAATTTGTTCCCGTAGGAAAAGATCAACTGCAACATATCGAAATTACTAGAGATGTCGCAGCGAGATTCAACCATCAGATGGGCGAAACTTTTGTACTTCCTGAATCATATCTTCAAGAAAACACCAAATATGTTCCTGGAACAAACGGTGGGAAAATGAGCAAGTCTGCAAATAATTTCATCAATATTTTCTTAGCTGACAAAGCTTTGCGCAAGCAGGTAATGAGTATCGAAACGGACAGTACCGCACTTGAAGATCCGAAAGATCCTGAAACCTGCAAAATCTTTGCAATCTACCAACTTCTGGGAACTGATGCGCAAATCGCTGAACTACGTGAAAAATACAAAAATCCAAACCGCGATTTCGGTTGGGGACACGCAAAACAAGAATTGTTTGAGTTGATTATTTCTAAATTCGAAAAAGAAAGAAGCCTCTACAATTATTATATGGAGCATCCAGAAGAAGTTGAAGAAGCACTATTAATAGGAGCCGCAAAAGCACAAGTAGTTGCAAAAGGTGTTCTTAGCAGAGTAAGAGGGAAATTGGGTTATAGAGCGTAA
- the dprA gene encoding DNA-processing protein DprA has protein sequence MKEDDLLYVLALQKVDGVGDVMAKKLIAHCGSAEEIFKTPKNKLASINQISSIIIKNLTDKSIFEKAENELQYIQNHQIQTMYFQDDNYPMRLKHCYDGPVLLFSTGNIDLENPRIISIVGTRQITSHGTEFCRKLISDLAPLNPIIVSGFAYGVDIVAHQAAMDMGLQTIAVVAHGMSQIYPAVHKKYVRRIEENGGFLTEFWSGGNPDKENFVRRNRIVAGMSEATIVIESAERGGSLITANLANDYNRDVFAVPGRTSDKFSQGCNNLIKTQKANLLTSAADVMYILNWELENRKKVIQKQLFITLEPDEQRVYDYMQANGKSEMDLIAIKCQLPIYKLSSILLNLELKGVARPLPGKMFEAI, from the coding sequence ATGAAAGAAGATGATTTGTTGTACGTTTTGGCGCTTCAGAAAGTGGATGGAGTAGGCGATGTTATGGCCAAAAAACTTATTGCTCATTGTGGCAGTGCCGAAGAAATCTTTAAAACACCCAAAAATAAACTTGCTTCTATCAATCAGATTAGCTCGATAATCATCAAGAATCTTACAGACAAATCAATTTTTGAAAAGGCTGAAAATGAACTACAATATATTCAGAATCATCAGATACAGACGATGTATTTTCAGGATGATAATTATCCGATGCGCCTAAAACATTGCTATGATGGACCCGTACTGTTATTTAGTACGGGAAATATCGATTTGGAAAATCCTCGAATCATCAGCATCGTTGGCACTCGGCAAATCACATCTCACGGAACGGAATTTTGCCGAAAGTTGATTTCAGATCTTGCGCCTCTAAATCCTATTATTGTAAGCGGTTTTGCTTATGGTGTGGACATCGTCGCGCATCAAGCGGCAATGGATATGGGACTTCAGACGATTGCGGTGGTCGCTCACGGAATGAGTCAGATTTATCCGGCGGTACACAAAAAGTATGTTCGCAGGATTGAGGAGAACGGCGGTTTCTTAACTGAGTTTTGGAGTGGTGGAAATCCTGACAAAGAGAATTTCGTTCGGCGGAATCGCATCGTCGCAGGAATGTCTGAAGCTACAATTGTAATTGAATCTGCAGAAAGAGGTGGTTCGCTTATTACTGCAAATCTTGCAAATGACTACAACCGCGATGTATTTGCGGTGCCGGGCAGAACTTCGGATAAGTTTAGCCAAGGTTGTAACAATCTGATAAAAACCCAAAAGGCAAACTTGCTAACGTCGGCGGCAGATGTTATGTATATTCTAAATTGGGAATTGGAGAACAGAAAGAAAGTGATTCAAAAGCAGCTTTTTATTACACTCGAACCTGACGAGCAAAGAGTTTACGACTATATGCAGGCAAACGGGAAATCAGAGATGGATTTGATTGCCATTAAATGTCAATTGCCGATTTATAAATTGTCGTCTATTCTTCTAAATCTTGAACTTAAAGGCGTGGCTCGACCGTTGCCGGGGAAGATGTTTGAGGCGATATGA
- a CDS encoding lysophospholipid acyltransferase family protein: MKLIKKIGWLLWRVWFYILMGLPILIMLPFLLISISREKWYPYYFAMARIWAKTILFGMGFYYKVEKRQKLEKGKSYMFIANHTSITDVMLMLAVVKHPFVFVGKQSLAKIPLFGFFYKRTCILVDRSSSKSRMQVFERAQARLNRGLSICIFPEGGVPDDESILLDDFKDGAFRLALSHHIPIVPLAFADNKKRFSYTFFSGSPGIMRAKFCGFVETEGLDDSKMNVKGIRDKSREQILEALLEFQGVEKVEEELEGVRV; this comes from the coding sequence ATGAAATTAATAAAGAAGATTGGCTGGCTCTTGTGGCGCGTGTGGTTCTACATCCTAATGGGACTGCCGATCCTTATAATGTTGCCTTTTTTACTGATTTCGATTTCTAGAGAAAAGTGGTATCCCTACTATTTTGCAATGGCGAGAATTTGGGCAAAAACGATTCTCTTCGGAATGGGTTTTTATTATAAAGTTGAAAAAAGGCAGAAATTAGAAAAAGGCAAAAGCTATATGTTTATTGCCAACCATACTTCGATAACCGATGTAATGTTGATGCTGGCGGTGGTAAAACATCCTTTTGTTTTTGTTGGAAAACAGTCACTAGCGAAGATTCCGTTATTTGGATTTTTCTATAAAAGAACTTGCATCTTGGTTGATAGAAGTAGTTCGAAAAGTAGAATGCAGGTTTTTGAAAGAGCACAAGCAAGATTAAATAGAGGTTTGAGCATTTGCATATTCCCAGAAGGAGGAGTTCCGGATGACGAAAGTATTTTGCTTGACGACTTTAAAGATGGTGCGTTCCGATTGGCCTTAAGCCATCATATTCCGATTGTTCCTTTGGCTTTCGCCGATAATAAAAAGCGATTCTCTTATACGTTCTTTAGTGGAAGTCCAGGCATTATGAGAGCTAAATTCTGCGGGTTTGTAGAAACTGAAGGTCTTGACGATAGCAAAATGAATGTAAAGGGGATTAGAGATAAATCTAGAGAACAGATTTTGGAGGCATTGCTGGAGTTTCAGGGAGTGGAGAAGGTTGAGGAGGAATTGGAGGGAGTGCGCGTCTAA
- a CDS encoding HU domain-containing protein, which produces MKIAQHISQLLYRYQCVMVPGFGAFLTETQSAQMQQGTHTFFPPKKLLSFNAQIKNNDGLLANYIARHENISYEEAVVMIQHEVAIWQSMLDTNQAVTLNNIGFLSLNDDHNIVFSPNTQKNYLAESFGLSAVNVEAIERIAVENLLAASEQPNTVFERKVEVVQDEVAETPVIAMDTQKRRPYLHYAAVLVLALAVTGSVGYNFFQTQVAAETLQVQNEVQREVRAKIQEATFFIENPIPSVTLNVRDTKMPYHVVAGAFRNVENADKIFQKLSDAGYKSKKLEVNNFGLTPVIYGSFSSYTEAYKLMKTIQKTDNPDAWLLIKEL; this is translated from the coding sequence ATGAAAATCGCACAGCACATTTCGCAGCTTTTGTATAGATACCAATGTGTTATGGTACCCGGTTTTGGTGCATTCCTGACTGAAACTCAGTCGGCACAAATGCAGCAAGGCACACATACTTTTTTCCCGCCGAAGAAACTTTTGTCTTTCAATGCACAGATAAAAAATAACGACGGACTTCTTGCCAATTATATCGCACGTCACGAGAATATCTCTTACGAAGAAGCGGTTGTAATGATTCAGCACGAAGTTGCAATTTGGCAGTCTATGCTTGATACAAATCAAGCAGTCACACTCAATAATATCGGATTTTTAAGTCTCAACGACGATCATAATATTGTGTTTTCTCCAAACACCCAGAAAAATTACCTTGCCGAGTCCTTTGGTCTTAGCGCAGTAAATGTCGAGGCGATTGAGAGAATTGCAGTAGAGAATTTATTGGCAGCAAGTGAGCAGCCAAATACTGTTTTTGAGCGTAAAGTTGAAGTTGTACAAGACGAAGTTGCCGAAACTCCGGTTATCGCGATGGACACTCAAAAACGCCGTCCTTACCTGCATTACGCAGCTGTTTTAGTTTTGGCTTTGGCAGTTACTGGAAGTGTAGGATATAATTTTTTCCAAACACAAGTCGCAGCCGAAACTCTGCAAGTTCAGAATGAAGTTCAGCGAGAAGTTCGTGCCAAAATTCAAGAGGCGACTTTCTTTATCGAGAATCCAATTCCTTCGGTGACACTCAATGTTCGCGATACCAAAATGCCGTATCACGTTGTTGCTGGAGCTTTCAGAAACGTTGAAAATGCAGACAAAATCTTTCAGAAATTGAGTGATGCAGGTTATAAATCCAAAAAGCTAGAGGTGAATAATTTCGGATTAACCCCGGTTATTTATGGCAGTTTTTCATCCTATACAGAAGCTTACAAGCTAATGAAAACGATTCAGAAAACCGACAATCCTGACGCTTGGCTTCTTATCAAGGAATTATAA